In the genome of Gemmatimonadota bacterium, the window ATTATGGCAAAAGCGAAATTCGAGCGGACGAAGCCGCACGTGAACGTGGGTACGATCGGGCACGTCGACCACGGGAAGACGACGACGACGGCGGCGTTGACGAAGGTGTCGGCGGAGCAGGGCCTGGCGACGTATATCCCGTACGACCAGGT includes:
- the tuf gene encoding elongation factor Tu (EF-Tu; promotes GTP-dependent binding of aminoacyl-tRNA to the A-site of ribosomes during protein biosynthesis; when the tRNA anticodon matches the mRNA codon, GTP hydrolysis results; the inactive EF-Tu-GDP leaves the ribosome and release of GDP is promoted by elongation factor Ts; many prokaryotes have two copies of the gene encoding EF-Tu); protein product: MAKAKFERTKPHVNVGTIGHVDHGKTTTTAALTKVSAEQGLATYIPYDQV